Proteins encoded by one window of Grus americana isolate bGruAme1 chromosome 7, bGruAme1.mat, whole genome shotgun sequence:
- the C7H10orf143 gene encoding uncharacterized protein C10orf143 homolog, with the protein MAALPLPARGRRGALHEPEPGEPERKRVCKPLETIPNEPDACLIDCAMELDLKQKISTDCSPWATKAKQNSMIFENHGSRGTAQPCPRCIAGESGHFNHILGF; encoded by the exons ATGGCCGCGCTGCCGCTGCCcgcgcgggggcggcggggggcgctGCACGAGCCAGAGCCGGGGGAGCCGGAGCGC AAGCGAGTATGCAAGCCATTAGAAACCATTCCAAATGAGCCTGATGCTTGCCTCATTGACTGTGCCATGGAGCTggatttgaaacagaaaatctccACTGACTGTAGTCCTTGGGCtacaaaggcaaagcaaaattcAATG ATTTTTGAAAACCATGGAAGCAGAGGTACTGCCCAGCCTTGCCCAAGATGTATTGCTGGAGAATCT GGACACTTCAATCATATCCTGGGCTTCTAG